Proteins encoded in a region of the Leptospira inadai serovar Lyme str. 10 genome:
- the tnpB gene encoding IS66 family insertion sequence element accessory protein TnpB (TnpB, as the term is used for proteins encoded by IS66 family insertion elements, is considered an accessory protein, since TnpC, encoded by a neighboring gene, is a DDE family transposase.): MVDGRTDMRNRDVEYYSEKNVEDVYSDICFVCAELFCGKSRDRLKCLYWDGNGFCIWQKRLEKGKFPWPESEESALDLSWREVSWLLKGIDFRKEHRLMDVSGLR, encoded by the coding sequence ATAGTCGACGGGAGGACAGATATGAGGAATCGTGACGTTGAGTACTATAGTGAAAAGAATGTCGAGGATGTGTATTCGGATATCTGTTTTGTCTGTGCAGAGTTGTTCTGTGGCAAGAGCCGAGATCGATTGAAATGTCTGTATTGGGACGGAAACGGCTTTTGCATATGGCAGAAGCGGCTCGAAAAGGGAAAGTTTCCGTGGCCTGAATCGGAGGAATCGGCGTTGGACTTAAGTTGGCGTGAAGTATCCTGGCTACTGAAGGGTATAGATTTTAGAAAAGAGCATCGATTAATGGATGTATCCGGCCTTCGATAA
- the tnpC gene encoding IS66 family transposase → MSREELLAENEELKVLLHNIQKDNASLRSKISSLENLVLGYRKELYGSKSEKIDPSEILQGKLFNEIEESQNDSPGLYNGHADEKVEIHSHTRKKPGRKPIPDHIPREEIIHDIPESEKICNCGQELSRIGEETSEKLDIIPQKVFVVKHIRYKYACKHCNGDERNEAGSVIKTAPLPPQLLPQSIATPGLVAYLLTSKFVDHLPFYRMEKIFRRMGLELPRSTMCNWTKQVYEKCKPFVSILKQQLLEGSLIGIDETTLQVMKEPNRSNTTKSYMRLFRGGHPDKPVLLYLYRETRSAEFIPKFLNRYQGCIQTDAFSSYDSNFRNWKGVLHGGCFAHARRKFYSVWQSEEDRIAGYVILRLREVYAVEKEIRKQKLRSLCLFSKIQKIREEKSKPILDDLKTFLDSAYSQVLPKSPIGEAIRYTLNEWERLTIYLSHGEFYIDNNLVENGIRPFVIGRKNWLFSGSPDGAEASTFFFSIVQTAIANKKDPYAVLRTLFEGVPASHLTQDFESLFSKSMGWV, encoded by the coding sequence GTGTCTAGAGAGGAACTTTTAGCGGAAAACGAAGAGCTTAAAGTATTATTGCATAATATACAGAAAGATAATGCGTCTCTTCGTTCTAAGATTAGTTCTTTGGAGAATCTCGTTCTCGGCTATCGCAAAGAATTGTATGGAAGCAAATCGGAGAAGATAGACCCGAGCGAAATCCTACAGGGAAAATTGTTCAACGAAATAGAAGAATCACAAAACGATTCTCCCGGGTTATACAATGGACATGCGGACGAGAAAGTCGAAATCCATTCTCATACTCGCAAAAAACCTGGTAGAAAGCCGATCCCGGATCATATACCGAGAGAGGAAATCATTCATGATATCCCTGAATCGGAGAAGATCTGTAACTGCGGGCAAGAACTTAGCCGGATCGGAGAAGAGACATCCGAGAAGCTGGATATCATTCCTCAGAAGGTATTTGTTGTAAAACACATCCGATACAAATACGCATGCAAACATTGTAATGGAGACGAAAGAAACGAAGCGGGAAGCGTAATAAAGACGGCCCCTCTTCCTCCGCAGTTACTACCGCAAAGTATTGCAACGCCGGGGCTTGTAGCGTATCTCTTAACGAGTAAATTCGTAGATCATCTTCCATTTTACAGAATGGAGAAGATATTTCGTAGAATGGGTCTGGAATTGCCCCGTTCAACGATGTGCAATTGGACAAAACAAGTGTATGAGAAGTGCAAGCCATTCGTTTCTATTTTAAAACAACAGTTACTCGAAGGATCTTTGATCGGGATAGACGAAACTACGCTTCAAGTAATGAAAGAACCGAACAGATCCAATACGACTAAGTCGTATATGAGGCTGTTTCGAGGAGGTCATCCGGATAAACCGGTATTACTTTATCTTTATAGAGAAACAAGGTCTGCGGAGTTCATCCCGAAATTCTTGAATCGATACCAGGGTTGTATTCAGACCGACGCTTTTAGTAGCTATGATTCCAATTTTAGAAATTGGAAAGGAGTGCTTCATGGAGGATGCTTCGCGCACGCGAGAAGGAAATTTTACTCGGTCTGGCAGTCGGAAGAAGATCGTATTGCAGGCTATGTCATCTTAAGACTCAGGGAAGTCTACGCGGTCGAAAAAGAAATTCGAAAACAAAAACTTCGCTCTCTATGTTTATTTTCAAAGATTCAAAAAATCAGGGAAGAAAAATCAAAACCTATTTTGGATGATTTAAAAACATTCTTAGACAGCGCCTATTCTCAAGTCCTTCCAAAGAGTCCGATCGGCGAGGCAATTCGTTATACCTTAAACGAATGGGAGCGATTGACGATTTATCTTTCTCATGGAGAATTTTATATCGATAACAATCTTGTCGAAAATGGAATTCGACCCTTCGTAATCGGACGAAAGAATTGGCTATTCTCAGGCAGCCCTGACGGAGCTGAGGCCAGCACTTTCTTTTTTTCTATCGTTCAAACCGCTATCGCTAACAAAAAAGATCCCTATGCCGTCCTTCGTACTCTTTTCGAAGGGGTGCCTGCCTCCCATTTAACACAAGATTTTGAAAGTCTTTTTTCAAAATCGATGGGATGGGTTTAA